The Plasmodium vivax chromosome 7, whole genome shotgun sequence DNA window gggagtaTATCGAGGCGGGGCACATATGCTGATGGGGGGGAGTGTGTCAATTAGGCAACATGTCACTCTGCTCTCATTCTTTCTCCCTATTTGTTGCACTTTTtctccctattttttttttttcgtctgCAGGCCTACctcttcacaaaaatgatgatcaAAAAGTGAGACAGGAAGTCCGCCATGAGAATGTAGAACCCGGCGTGCAGGTAGTGTGTTTTTCCGaacctgcaggggggaggtgAGCGGAATGTGCGTGAGCTTAGGAAAAGGGGATCGAAtgtgtgcttcttcctctcctctttgcttctccccctctttgCTCCCCCTCTTTTGTGCGTTACTCCATATGCGtgttgaagaagaagaacggGATGGCAAACATCACCGCGTTGACGATCGACAGACACGCTATTAGCATGATCAGCTTGTTGCAAAAGTGCACGTGCTTGAGCGCAAAGGTCTCGGGGTGCTCCCTGAAGTGCGTGTATATCAGCATGCCTTTGACTATGATTAGGTTTATTGCTGTGACGATGAAGACCTGACGGTGGAGAGAGGCGTGGGAGTGGAGAAGCACCAGCGTGAAGAAGGTAGAGGTAGAAGAGATGGGGCGATGCCGCATCCGCGACAGGCGCGAATATAACCGCACGAGAGTGTATAGCTCTGCGTGCACGTCTGGGCTCCTCCCTGGGAGAGAACCCATGTCCGGCACAATCGCCTAATTTCATTTtactattaaaaaataatgcttaAGGAAGTTTATGGAGCCGCACAGGGTGGACCTCATCTCCTTGGCGTAGTTCTTCGTCTTGGATGTTTCTTCGTGCAGCTGAAAAGTGAAGCGGCGAGAGAGTATAAAATGGGCCAACTCACCCGAtgtgtaacaaaaaaaattgatttgTAAAAGGGGTAGCACGAACAGGTGGATGTTCATAGGGGTATGTCCCATTGTGGCACATAAGGCGATCGAGaatgtgtaatttttattttatttttttttttgttcccttccTACTTTGTCGCTGCTGCAAATGTGACCTTCAAACTTATACCACGAAATGTACTTGTTGTCATTATAGGGAGAGACGAAGAAAATCCCGAACCTTGTTTCGAAGCTGGGCACTGCCTTGGGAGGTGAagtgcaaaggggaagatgCGCTAAATGTGTCACATGTGTGCAGTTGTAAATTTTCGCCTGTGCGTGGACATCGCGAAGTAATCAACCCTGTCAGCCAAATTataaggagaaggggaaatggCCACCTCCTCATCAGTGCGAACGGAAAGGGCGTTACCACGAACAAGGGCAACATCAGGGCAATCAAAAGGTACGCGCCCATAGAACAAAGGCATATTAAAATTCGGATCCAGCTGTTAAACTTGTATGGGTCCA harbors:
- a CDS encoding hypothetical protein, conserved (encoded by transcript PVX_099245A), producing MDPYKFNSWIRILICLCSMGAYLLIALMLPLFVAVPSFETRFGIFFVSPYNDNKYISWYKFEGHICSSDKLHEETSKTKNYAKEMRSTLCGSINFLKHYFLIVFIVTAINLIIVKGMLIYTHFREHPETFALKHVHFCNKLIMLIACLSIVNAVMFAIPFFFFNTHMEFGKTHYLHAGFYILMADFLSHFLIIIFVKRDKTILKCVCELELLPWEKKQKLHVHNADYNDTLISPAELTSYLHAMFQQEHITEDQLKSFFGTDDYEQIYYIIMNNVKAQKLMASAYP